In Bacteroidales bacterium, the sequence TTTGTCTTGATGCTACTGCATTAACTGATCGTGGCATAGTTTTGATTATTTTGCTTCAGCGTACCCCTTATAGGAATCTTGCATGCTGAAGGCAAGTTAATAATTAATTTGATTTAGCAGGCAAGCATTTGTTTCACCCTTTTTTCGTCTGCCTTATCTACCGTGGCAGAATAAGTCAGGTTTCTTTTCCTTTTGGTTGATTTTTTTGTAAGGATGTGGCTTTTGTATGCATGCTTCCTTTTAATTTTACCGGTTCCCGTAAAATCCAACCTCTTCTTGGCTCCGGATATTGACTTCATTTTTGGCATGATATGTTGTTTTTTGGTTTTTTTATTTTTTTGGAGAGAGTATCATTATCATTCGTTTCCCTTCCAGCTTTGGAAGTTGTTCTGGTTTTCCGTAGTCGGCCAGCTCATTGGCAAATTTCAGCAAAATAATTTCTCCCTGCTCTTTATACACGATTGAACGCCCTCTGAAAAATACGTCCACTTTAACTTTACAACCATCCTGTAGAAATTTGATGGCATGTTTCAATTTGAAATTAAAATCATGGTCATCGGTATTTGGCCCCAGGCGAATTTCTTTAATAACAACTTTTGCCGCCTTGGCTTTCATTTCTTTCTGTTTGCGCTTTTGCTCGTAGAGGAATTTTTTATAATCAATCACCTTGCATACAGGTGGGTTGGCGTTTGGTGAGATTTCCACAAGGTCCAGGCCTTCTTCTTCTGCAATGGCTATGGCCTCTTTTATAGAGTAGATGCCCATTTTTATGTTCTCACCTACCACACGCACCACTGGCGCTGTGATTCTGTAATTAATTTTGTGCAGTTCTTCTTTTTTAACCATTCCTCTGCGCGGGTAGTTGTTAAAATTTGTAGCTATAACGTGTCCTCCATTTTTGTTAATACTTTATTTAATTATTCAGTCATTCTGTTAATTTCATCGTTAATCATGGCGGCAAAAGCTTCAATTGTATAGGTACCCATATCTCCATGGCCTTGTTTTCTGACGGAAACAGTATTGTCTGATTCTTCCTTTTCTCCAACAATAAGCATATATGGGATACGTTCCAGTTCTGCGTCTCTGATTTTTTTGCCTGCCTTTTCGCTTCTATTGTCAATTTTGCAGCGAATTTCGTAATTATTTAGTAATTCTAATACTTTTTTTGCATAAATTTCATACTTTTCGCTTATAGGAATTATAGTAAGTTGTTCAGGGGCAAGCCATAGGGGAAATTTCCCTGCGCAATGTTCTATCAGCACGGCTACAAAACGCTCCATTGAACCAAAAGGCGCACGATGTATCATGACGGGGCGGTGTTTCTGGTTGTCGCTGCCAATGTATTCCATATCGAAGCGTTCAGGGAGGTTATAGTCCACCTGAATAGTCCCCAGTTGCCATTTACGTCCAATGGCATCGCGAACCATAAAATCAAGCTTGGGACCGTAGAATGCCGCTTCGCCAATTTCAATGACTGCATCAATATTGTTTTCTTTTGTTACTTCCAGGATGGCTTGTTCGGCTTTTTCCCAGTTTTCGTCTGTGCCTATGTATTTTTCTTTATTATTGGGGTCGCGCAGGGATACCTGGGCTGTAAATTCCTTAAAATCCAGGGCTTTAAAAATCTTCATCACAATGTTAATGACACCGACAAACTCTGCCTTAACCTGGTCGGGAGTGCAGAAAATATGAGCGTCATCCTGAGTAAATCCTCTTACACGTGTCAGTCCGTGCAGCTCTCCGCTTTGTTCGTAGCGGTAAACTGTACCAAATTCGGCCATGCGTAAGGGAAGGTCTTTGTAGGAGCGGGGTTTACTTTTATAGATTTCGCAGTGGTGTGGGCAGTTCATGGGTTTTAACATAAACTGTTCGCCTTCAATAGGTGTAGAGATAGGGCGGAAAGAGTCTTCTCCGTATTTCTGAAAGTGTCCGGAGGTTTTATACAGGTTTACGTCGCCGATGTGAGGTGTCATTACTTGTACGTATCCGGCTTTACGCTGTACTTTTTTCAGGAAGGCTTCAAGACGTTCGCGCAAAGCTGTGCCTTTAGGTAACCACAGAGGTAAGCCCAGGCCTACATTCGGTGAGAAGGTAAATAATTCCAGTTCTTTGCCCAGCCTTCGGTGGTCGCGTTTTTTTGCTTCTTCAAGCAGGAGCAGATAATCTTGCAGGTCTTTCTGTTTGGGGAATGTGATGCCGTAAACACGTGTCAGTTGTTTGCGTTTTATATCGCCCCGCCAATATGCACCGGCAACGCTCATAATTTTTACCGCTTTGATAAATCCGGTATGGGGTAGGTGGGGCCCCCGGCAGAGGTCGGTAAAACTACCGCTTTCGTAAAAAGTTATCTGCCCGTCTTCCAACTCAT encodes:
- the infC gene encoding translation initiation factor IF-3, producing MVKKEELHKINYRITAPVVRVVGENIKMGIYSIKEAIAIAEEEGLDLVEISPNANPPVCKVIDYKKFLYEQKRKQKEMKAKAAKVVIKEIRLGPNTDDHDFNFKLKHAIKFLQDGCKVKVDVFFRGRSIVYKEQGEIILLKFANELADYGKPEQLPKLEGKRMIMILSPKK
- the rpmI gene encoding 50S ribosomal protein L35; translated protein: MPKMKSISGAKKRLDFTGTGKIKRKHAYKSHILTKKSTKRKRNLTYSATVDKADEKRVKQMLAC
- the thrS gene encoding threonine--tRNA ligase — encoded protein: MINITLPDNSVRQYPEGVTGIDIALSISEGLARNVLAAKVNDEVWDATRPINTDASVKLLTWNDTEGKAAFWHSSAHIMAEAIEALFPGTKFGIGPDIENGFYYDIDLGNRVITDSDFKAIEDKIIELARQEQKMIRKEVSKKEAIDFFTKKGDEYKLELINELEDGQITFYESGSFTDLCRGPHLPHTGFIKAVKIMSVAGAYWRGDIKRKQLTRVYGITFPKQKDLQDYLLLLEEAKKRDHRRLGKELELFTFSPNVGLGLPLWLPKGTALRERLEAFLKKVQRKAGYVQVMTPHIGDVNLYKTSGHFQKYGEDSFRPISTPIEGEQFMLKPMNCPHHCEIYKSKPRSYKDLPLRMAEFGTVYRYEQSGELHGLTRVRGFTQDDAHIFCTPDQVKAEFVGVINIVMKIFKALDFKEFTAQVSLRDPNNKEKYIGTDENWEKAEQAILEVTKENNIDAVIEIGEAAFYGPKLDFMVRDAIGRKWQLGTIQVDYNLPERFDMEYIGSDNQKHRPVMIHRAPFGSMERFVAVLIEHCAGKFPLWLAPEQLTIIPISEKYEIYAKKVLELLNNYEIRCKIDNRSEKAGKKIRDAELERIPYMLIVGEKEESDNTVSVRKQGHGDMGTYTIEAFAAMINDEINRMTE